From Zingiber officinale cultivar Zhangliang chromosome 5B, Zo_v1.1, whole genome shotgun sequence, the proteins below share one genomic window:
- the LOC121985152 gene encoding cysteine-rich and transmembrane domain-containing protein WIH2-like, whose product MSYYNQQPPVGVPPAQGYPPEGYPKDAYPPPGYPPQGYPPAGYPQQGYPPAGYPQQGYPPPYAQQPPPRQQQSSGPSFAEGCLAALCCCCLLEACF is encoded by the exons ATGAGCTACTACAACCAACAGCCTCCCGTCGGCGTCCCTCCTGCTCAAG GTTATCCGCCGGAGGGGTACCCCAAGGACGCATACCCTCCGCCGGGATACCCGCCGCAAGGCTATCCTCCTGCGGGATATCCGCAGCAGGGATATCCGCCAGCGGGGTATCCCCAGCAGGGATATCCGCCGCCCTACGCCCAGCAGCCGCCGCCGCGCCAGCAGCAGAGTAGTGGACCTTCCTTCGCCGAGGGATG CTTGGCTGCGCTTTGCTGCTGCTGCCTTCTGGAGGCTTGCTTCTGA
- the LOC121985151 gene encoding dual-specificity RNA methyltransferase RlmN-like, translated as MALRSVFDGGALRAELESAGISPNFVPLIWKYVLQVPGCDLGNVPSLPSAAYPILRSKFRPFTSSLSAAIDSKDHLTTKLLITLQNGNSVEAVIMRYDTRLGKYNGKPRPGGPRSTLCVSSQVGCKMGCKFCATGTMGFKNNLSTGEIVEQLVYASRFTNIRNVVFMGMGEPLNNYAALVEAIHIMTGFPFQISPKRITVSTVGIIHAINKLPGDLPNVNLAVSLHAPDQDVRCHIMPAARAFPIGKLMDALQTYQKNTQQKIFIEYIMLDGVNDLELHAHQLGKLLETFHVVVNLIPFNPIGSSSSFKTSSEQSVTRFQKVLRGVYNIRTTIRQEMGQDISGACGQLVVNLSEQRSTGGATLLTDIEDLHI; from the exons ATGGCGTTGCGCTCCGTCTTCGACGGCGGAGCCCTGCGGGCCGAGCTCGAAAGCGCCGGCATCAGTCCCAATTTCGTCCCGCTAATCTGGaa GTACGTCCTCCAGGTCCCGGGATGCGACCTCGGCAATGTTCCCTCCCTCCCTTCAGCGGCATATCCTATTCTCCGCTCCAAGTTCCGGCCCTTTACTTCATCCCTCTCCGCCGCCATCGATTCTAAGGATCACCTCACTACCAAGCTCCTCATCACCCTCCAG AATGGAAATTCTGTGGAAGCTGTAATCATGAGATATGATACAAGATTAGGAAAATACAATGGAAAGCCTCGTCCTGGAGGCCCAAGATCTACCCTGTGTGTGTCATCACAG GTTGGCTGCAAGATGGGTTGTAAGTTTTGTGCTACTGGCACAATGGGTTTTAAGAATAATCTTTCAACAGGAGAGATTGTGGAACAATTGGTGTATGCATCTCGCTTCACAAATATTCGGAATGTTGTTTTCATG GGCATGGGAGAACCATTGAACAACTATGCTGCTTTAGTAGAAGCTATCCATATCATGACAGGATTCCCATTTCAGATATCTCCCAAAAGAATTACTGTATCAACT GTTGGGATAATTCATGCTATCAACAAGCTACCTGGTGATCTTCCCAATGTAAATTTAGCTGTGTCATTGCATGCACCAGATCAGGATGTCCGTTGTCATATTATGCCAGCAGCACGAGCTTTTCCTATAGGAAAGCTTATGGATGCATTACAGACCTATCAAAAAAACAC TCAGCAGAAAATTTTTATTGAGTACATCATGCTTGATGGGGTCAACGATTTGGAGCTGCATGCCCACCAGCTTGGCAAATTACTAGAAACATTTCATGTG GTCGTAAATTTGATTCCTTTCAATCCGATCGGTAGTTCCAGTTCTTTCAAGACTAGCAGCGAGCAGAGCGTAACAAGATTCCAGAAAGTTCTTAGAGGTGTGTATAATATCAGGACAACAATCCGACAAGAGATGGGTCAAGATATCAGTGGTGCCTGTGGGCAATTGGTTGTGAACCTTTCAGAACAAAGATCAACTGGTGGTGCAACTCTATTGACTGACATTGAGGATCTTCATATCTGA